The following coding sequences are from one Methanococcoides orientis window:
- a CDS encoding phosphoglycerate dehydrogenase produces MDKATSIKKVFISTHPFGEISTEPLDLLEAEGISYKLNPYGRKITTQELATQIIDCDALIAGTEIIDASVFENAPDLKLISRVGIGLDGVDFDLAKMRNVKVAFTPDAPTVAVAELCMGLILDCLRRITATDRHLREGKWHRHMGGLLYGKTVGIIGLGRIGKTLVHLLQPFNVNILANDIDPDMAFGHMMGIEWVDKDSLLENSDVVSLNIPLTESTFHLIDDNALKKMRSTAVLINTARGPVVDELALLSALEEGMIAGAAIDVFENEPYDGPLSQCESVVLTCHMGASTRESRQRMELEATEEIIRYNCNEKLKNEVLF; encoded by the coding sequence ATGGATAAAGCCACATCTATAAAGAAAGTGTTCATATCAACTCATCCATTTGGTGAGATTTCTACTGAGCCTCTTGATCTTCTGGAAGCAGAAGGAATAAGCTACAAGCTCAATCCATATGGCCGCAAAATTACGACACAAGAATTGGCTACACAGATAATAGATTGTGATGCCCTCATAGCTGGTACTGAGATAATCGATGCATCTGTATTTGAAAATGCACCGGATCTCAAATTGATCTCACGTGTAGGGATTGGCCTGGATGGGGTTGATTTTGATCTTGCAAAAATGCGTAATGTGAAAGTAGCCTTTACTCCCGATGCACCAACAGTGGCTGTGGCAGAACTCTGTATGGGATTGATTCTTGATTGTCTTCGAAGGATAACTGCTACAGATCGCCACTTAAGAGAAGGTAAATGGCATCGCCACATGGGTGGATTGCTATATGGTAAGACTGTAGGTATTATTGGCTTGGGGCGTATTGGGAAAACACTGGTACACTTATTGCAACCATTCAATGTCAACATACTGGCTAATGATATAGACCCGGACATGGCCTTTGGTCACATGATGGGGATTGAATGGGTGGATAAAGATAGCCTACTGGAGAATTCTGATGTAGTTTCTTTAAACATACCACTCACCGAAAGCACATTCCACTTAATTGATGATAATGCACTCAAAAAGATGAGGTCTACTGCAGTGTTGATTAATACTGCAAGGGGGCCAGTGGTAGACGAGTTGGCTTTGTTATCTGCATTGGAAGAGGGGATGATTGCCGGAGCAGCCATTGATGTGTTCGAGAATGAACCTTACGATGGTCCTTTAAGTCAATGTGAATCAGTGGTACTCACATGTCATATGGGTGCTAGCACAAGAGAATCCAGGCAAAGAATGGAATTGGAAGCTACAGAAGAAATTATTCGATATAACTGTAACGAAAAATTGAAAAATGAGGTATTGTTTTGA
- a CDS encoding HpcH/HpaI aldolase family protein, whose product MTLKEKLKNRELTIGSWITLGHPSIAEIMARAGYDWLTVDMEHSAITLHQAQQLIQVIELAGCVPLVRVGKNDPNLIKRVMDAGAHGVIVPMVNCREDAEQAVSSVKYPPKGIRGVGLARAQGYGESFEEYKEWNDEESIVIVQVEHIEAVENLEEILTVDGVDGFIIGPYDLSGSLGVPGQFDHPDVVKALEKVKEVSNRLDSLSGFHVIPPTFDEFKEKVDEGYRFIAHSLDILFLGEGCRNSIEQIKKL is encoded by the coding sequence ATGACACTGAAGGAAAAATTAAAAAATAGAGAATTAACAATTGGTTCCTGGATCACATTGGGGCACCCCTCAATAGCTGAAATTATGGCTAGAGCAGGATATGATTGGCTTACTGTGGATATGGAACACAGTGCGATCACATTGCACCAGGCACAGCAGTTGATTCAGGTAATTGAACTGGCAGGGTGTGTGCCTCTTGTCAGAGTAGGCAAAAATGATCCAAATCTCATAAAAAGAGTAATGGATGCTGGTGCCCATGGTGTGATCGTTCCGATGGTAAACTGTCGTGAGGATGCGGAACAGGCCGTGTCTTCCGTAAAGTATCCGCCAAAAGGAATACGCGGCGTTGGCCTGGCCCGTGCACAGGGGTATGGAGAATCATTTGAAGAATATAAAGAATGGAACGATGAAGAGAGTATTGTAATCGTACAGGTGGAACATATAGAAGCCGTTGAAAACTTGGAGGAAATATTAACGGTAGATGGTGTTGATGGTTTTATTATAGGCCCTTATGATCTTTCAGGCTCACTTGGCGTTCCCGGGCAGTTTGATCATCCTGATGTTGTGAAGGCACTAGAAAAAGTAAAAGAGGTATCAAATCGTCTCGATTCACTTTCTGGTTTTCATGTGATTCCACCAACATTTGATGAGTTTAAAGAAAAAGTCGATGAAGGGTATCGTTTTATTGCACATAGTTTGGACATCTTGTTTTTGGGAGAAGGTTGCAGAAATTCGATTGAGCAAATAAAAAAGTTGTGA
- a CDS encoding acylneuraminate cytidylyltransferase family protein codes for MDKNIIALLPMKKHSERVPNKNLRDFSGKPLYHRVMESLSQSKYIKEVCINTDSKQISENAISNFDNVRIIERPEELMGDIVAMNDIIDYDISKLEGEHFLQTHSTNPLLTADTIDRAIEEYFENLSEFDSLFSVNRLQTRLYWQNGEPVNHNPQELLRTQDLPPLFEENSNIYIFSRESFKNAGNRRIGLKPQMFEMNNLESIDIDEPEDFILAETLYKQLRDKL; via the coding sequence AAATATTATAGCTCTCCTTCCAATGAAAAAACATTCAGAAAGGGTCCCTAACAAGAATCTGAGAGATTTCTCCGGTAAGCCGCTTTATCATCGGGTTATGGAATCTCTTTCACAATCTAAGTACATAAAAGAAGTTTGCATCAACACTGACAGCAAACAGATTTCAGAGAATGCAATATCCAATTTTGACAATGTAAGAATAATTGAACGTCCTGAAGAACTTATGGGGGATATCGTAGCTATGAACGATATCATTGACTATGATATCTCAAAACTTGAAGGAGAACATTTTCTTCAGACCCACAGTACTAATCCACTGTTGACAGCAGATACTATTGATCGTGCCATAGAGGAATATTTTGAAAATTTGAGTGAATTCGATTCTTTGTTTTCTGTAAATCGTTTGCAAACACGTCTTTATTGGCAAAACGGCGAACCAGTAAATCACAACCCTCAGGAACTTCTCAGGACACAGGATCTGCCTCCTTTGTTTGAGGAAAATTCTAACATCTATATCTTTTCCAGAGAATCGTTCAAAAATGCTGGAAATCGCCGAATTGGTTTGAAACCGCAGATGTTTGAAATGAACAATCTTGAATCCATTGACATAGATGAACCGGAAGATTTTATACTGGCTGAAACACTTTACAAACAATTAAGGGATAAATTATGA